A region of Candidatus Binatia bacterium DNA encodes the following proteins:
- the bamA gene encoding outer membrane protein assembly factor BamA has product MRTLPVVMGLGFLLRLVAVAAAQQGVEPESVRPQGPRIDRVVVTGNQRVEEEAIRVQLRSQPGTRFKDETVDNDIRALYRMGFFDNAEADLSEQNGLWVLTFRVTERPLIKDLVFEGNRKLNREELEGALKVRPNTILDPEKVRGGIEEAKKLYEKKGYLDAKIDYSTTPTGEHQVTLTYKINEGKVVRIQKIVCEGSRAFSQRELKRVMQTKEEWFLSFVTGAGNLDNEALKTDTERLTAFYYDHGYIDVKIDEPVVQRTAKGLNVTIKIDEGNQYKVGTVDVGGDLLPDMRKAREKLSLKPGEIFRTSKLREDINSLTEAYGDQGYAFVNVTPDTEVDRTDKTVNVTYKASRGPEVYIDKIDVSGNTKTRDKVVRREVELGEQERFSGSKLRRSQERLRRLGFFEDVNITTRKAESEDRLDLLVDVKEASTGAFSAGAGISSGENYLFNVRLSEINLFGRGQRLVLNADFGAIRQNFSLDFTEPYFLDTELTAGLSLFNWKLIFDQFTRGGTGASVRTLYPFSALGWDALGPLPLQDTRFGLEYRIENAEITGVSPTAPTQIRTEQGSSLTSAIIPRVFRDTRNHPFDPTSGSSQDLSVEMAGLGGESKFIKAEARGRWYYPFWKSPTLGTFTLSTGGTLGYGLGYGAERELPLFERYFPGGINSVRGFRILSLGPRNAVWDNYGRLQTTAAVGGSQQLIFNEEMIFPIVETLGLKGVVFFDAGNAFSAAQGIDFGGMRMATGGGVRWLSPIGPLRIEFGFPLNPHVGDDKQTVMFSFGGPP; this is encoded by the coding sequence GCAACTGCGCTCGCAGCCGGGCACCCGGTTCAAGGACGAGACGGTCGATAACGACATTCGCGCGCTCTACCGTATGGGCTTCTTCGACAACGCCGAAGCCGACCTGTCGGAGCAAAACGGCCTGTGGGTGCTCACCTTCCGCGTGACGGAACGGCCACTGATCAAAGACCTCGTTTTCGAAGGGAATCGCAAGCTCAATCGCGAGGAGCTCGAAGGCGCGCTCAAAGTCCGGCCCAACACCATTCTCGATCCGGAGAAGGTGCGTGGCGGCATCGAAGAAGCCAAAAAGTTGTATGAGAAGAAGGGCTACCTCGACGCCAAGATCGATTACAGCACCACGCCGACAGGCGAACACCAGGTGACGCTGACCTACAAGATCAACGAGGGCAAGGTGGTGCGCATCCAGAAGATCGTGTGCGAGGGGTCGCGTGCCTTCAGCCAGCGCGAACTCAAGCGTGTCATGCAGACGAAAGAGGAGTGGTTTCTTTCCTTTGTGACCGGTGCTGGCAACCTGGATAACGAAGCCCTCAAGACCGATACCGAGCGCCTGACGGCCTTCTACTACGACCACGGCTACATCGACGTGAAAATCGATGAGCCGGTGGTACAACGTACGGCCAAAGGCCTCAATGTCACCATCAAGATCGACGAGGGCAATCAGTACAAGGTGGGCACCGTCGACGTGGGCGGAGACTTGCTGCCGGATATGCGGAAGGCGCGTGAGAAATTGAGCCTCAAGCCGGGTGAGATCTTCCGCACCAGCAAGCTCCGCGAAGACATCAACAGCTTGACCGAAGCCTATGGCGACCAAGGCTACGCCTTCGTCAACGTCACACCAGACACGGAGGTCGATCGGACCGATAAGACGGTGAACGTGACCTACAAGGCCAGCCGCGGTCCGGAGGTCTACATCGATAAGATCGACGTCAGCGGCAACACCAAGACGCGCGACAAGGTCGTCCGGCGCGAGGTGGAGCTCGGGGAGCAGGAGCGCTTTTCCGGGTCAAAATTGCGGCGTAGCCAGGAACGCCTGCGCCGCCTCGGCTTCTTCGAAGACGTCAACATTACGACGCGCAAGGCCGAAAGCGAGGACCGGCTCGACTTGCTGGTCGACGTGAAGGAAGCTTCGACCGGCGCCTTTTCGGCCGGTGCGGGCATCTCCTCTGGTGAGAACTACCTGTTCAACGTCCGGCTCTCCGAGATCAACCTCTTCGGCCGCGGACAGCGGCTGGTCCTCAATGCCGACTTTGGCGCCATCCGCCAAAACTTCAGCCTCGACTTCACCGAACCGTACTTTCTCGATACCGAGCTGACGGCGGGCCTCAGTCTGTTCAACTGGAAGTTGATCTTCGACCAGTTCACCCGCGGTGGCACTGGCGCCAGCGTGCGCACCCTGTATCCGTTCAGTGCCCTGGGCTGGGACGCGCTGGGGCCGCTGCCGTTGCAGGACACGCGCTTTGGCCTGGAGTACCGCATCGAAAACGCAGAGATCACTGGCGTCAGTCCGACGGCACCCACGCAGATTCGTACTGAACAAGGGAGCAGCCTCACTAGCGCCATCATTCCCCGCGTGTTCCGGGATACGCGCAATCACCCGTTTGATCCGACCTCTGGCTCATCGCAGGATCTGTCGGTGGAAATGGCCGGCCTCGGAGGCGAAAGCAAATTCATCAAGGCGGAAGCCCGCGGGCGTTGGTACTACCCGTTCTGGAAGAGTCCCACCTTGGGAACGTTCACGCTCTCGACCGGCGGGACTCTGGGCTACGGTTTGGGCTACGGTGCGGAGCGTGAGTTGCCGCTCTTCGAGCGCTACTTCCCGGGCGGCATCAATTCCGTTCGCGGGTTCCGTATTCTCTCGCTGGGGCCGCGAAACGCCGTGTGGGATAATTATGGCCGTTTGCAGACTACCGCCGCCGTCGGGGGCAGCCAGCAACTCATTTTCAACGAGGAAATGATCTTCCCGATCGTCGAAACGCTCGGCTTGAAAGGGGTGGTGTTTTTTGACGCCGGCAATGCCTTCTCGGCTGCGCAAGGCATTGATTTCGGCGGGATGCGGATGGCAACCGGCGGTGGGGTGCGCTGGTTGTCGCCCATCGGTCCTCTGCGGATCGAGTTCGGTTTCCCTCTCAATCCCCACGTGGGCGATGACAAACAGACCGTGATGTTTTCGTTCGGCGGTCCACCCTGA
- a CDS encoding OmpH family outer membrane protein yields the protein MKAVWWIVAGVLAANVALAQSTPKIGYVDLQRALNESEAGKKAKEEFKVQVDKLQAQLKKQKDEIESLKDQLDKKSLVMKEDERGGLEEEYRKKLRDFERNYKDSQADLQKKDNELTGVIIRELQEIIRAYGERENYTVILETSSNAMLYGAKSADLTDAIMQQYNSAHPGKKKKEK from the coding sequence ATGAAGGCTGTTTGGTGGATCGTCGCAGGAGTGCTGGCCGCGAATGTCGCCCTGGCGCAGAGTACGCCGAAGATCGGCTATGTCGACTTGCAGCGTGCGCTCAACGAATCAGAGGCCGGCAAGAAGGCCAAAGAGGAGTTCAAGGTCCAAGTGGACAAGCTGCAAGCGCAGTTGAAAAAGCAGAAAGACGAGATCGAAAGCTTGAAGGATCAGCTCGACAAGAAGTCGCTGGTCATGAAGGAAGATGAGCGCGGCGGACTCGAGGAAGAGTACCGCAAGAAGCTTCGCGACTTCGAGCGCAACTACAAAGATTCGCAGGCCGACCTCCAGAAGAAGGATAACGAGCTGACCGGCGTCATCATCCGGGAGCTCCAGGAGATCATCCGCGCATACGGCGAGCGCGAGAACTACACGGTCATCCTTGAGACCAGTAGCAACGCGATGCTGTACGGGGCCAAGAGCGCCGACCTGACCGACGCCATCATGCAACAGTACAACAGCGCGCATCCCGGTAAGAAGAAAAAGGAAAAATGA
- the fabZ gene encoding 3-hydroxyacyl-ACP dehydratase FabZ — protein sequence MTVNQRVFDYHEIASLLPHRFPFQFVDRVLEFEDGRRIVALKNVSINEPFFRGHFPEQPLMPGVLICEALAQAGALLAHRSHDGVQEGRVVVLAGLDRVRFRRPVVPGDQLHLEVVLLKRHRPLWKMRGVARVDGETVAEADLSAMEVERTRQP from the coding sequence ATGACTGTCAACCAGCGGGTGTTCGATTACCACGAGATTGCGTCGCTGTTGCCGCATCGATTCCCGTTCCAGTTCGTCGATCGGGTGCTCGAGTTTGAAGACGGCCGGCGGATCGTGGCGTTGAAGAACGTTTCCATCAACGAGCCGTTTTTCCGCGGGCATTTCCCCGAGCAACCGTTGATGCCGGGAGTGCTCATCTGCGAGGCGCTGGCGCAAGCGGGAGCGCTGCTGGCGCACCGGTCCCATGACGGAGTGCAGGAGGGGCGCGTCGTGGTGCTGGCCGGTCTCGACCGGGTTCGCTTCCGGCGCCCGGTGGTGCCGGGCGATCAACTGCACTTGGAGGTGGTGCTGCTCAAGCGCCATCGGCCGCTGTGGAAAATGCGCGGCGTAGCCCGCGTCGATGGAGAGACGGTAGCGGAGGCGGACCTTTCGGCCATGGAAGTCGAAAGGACACGCCAGCCGTGA
- the lpxA gene encoding acyl-ACP--UDP-N-acetylglucosamine O-acyltransferase has translation MSPPRIHPTAIVAAGAQLDIDVQVDAYAIIGPKVRIGRGTTVGAHTVIDGRTTIGCENRIFHHVSIGAVPQDLKYRGEDSELIIGDHNLIREFATLHVGTSGGGMVTRVGDHNLLMNYSHTAHDCHIGSHNVVANGAQFAGHVVVEDYVIVGALVGIHQFVKIGESAILGAGAMVTQDVPPFCNATGDRARLHGLNLVGLKRRGFSPELVCDIKRAYRIVFKSGLKVAEAVATARQEIPASREVDRLLSFVQASERGVCR, from the coding sequence GTGAGCCCTCCGCGCATCCATCCGACCGCCATCGTCGCGGCGGGTGCGCAACTCGACATCGACGTCCAGGTTGATGCCTACGCCATCATCGGTCCCAAGGTGCGCATCGGACGCGGCACCACCGTCGGGGCGCACACCGTCATTGACGGTCGCACGACCATCGGCTGCGAGAACCGTATCTTTCACCATGTTTCGATCGGCGCCGTCCCGCAGGACCTCAAGTACCGCGGCGAGGACAGCGAACTGATCATCGGCGACCACAACCTCATTCGCGAGTTTGCCACGCTGCATGTCGGCACCAGCGGTGGTGGCATGGTCACTCGCGTCGGCGACCATAATTTGTTGATGAATTACAGCCACACCGCCCATGATTGCCACATCGGCAGCCACAATGTCGTCGCCAACGGCGCACAGTTTGCGGGGCACGTGGTCGTGGAGGACTACGTCATCGTCGGCGCACTGGTGGGGATCCATCAATTTGTAAAGATCGGCGAATCGGCTATCCTGGGTGCCGGTGCCATGGTGACGCAGGATGTTCCGCCGTTTTGCAATGCCACGGGCGACCGGGCGCGGCTGCACGGGCTCAACCTCGTGGGTCTCAAGCGCCGCGGGTTCAGCCCCGAACTGGTGTGTGACATCAAACGGGCGTATCGCATCGTCTTCAAATCCGGCCTCAAGGTTGCCGAGGCGGTGGCCACGGCGCGCCAGGAGATTCCGGCATCACGTGAGGTGGATCGGCTCCTCTCGTTCGTTCAGGCGTCGGAACGGGGAGTGTGCCGGTAG
- the lpxI gene encoding UDP-2,3-diacylglucosamine diphosphatase LpxI (LpxI, functionally equivalent to LpxH, replaces it in LPS biosynthesis in a minority of bacteria.) — translation MQRVGLIAGNGRFPLIFARSARAQGFEVIAVAHHGETLPELAELVHAITWVNVGELGRIIHTLQLAGVERAVMAGGIRKAALLEHFAPDERALSFLARLVHLGDDALLRGVAAELEAEGIEVAPSTLFLEALLAPSGTLTQHGPSETQWRDVRHGIEVARAIGRWDIGQSVIIKSGMVLAVEAIEGTDATIRRGGSPGAVVVKVSKPQQDLRFDVPAVGPETVRVCIAAGIAVLAVETGRTLLLEKEELLRQADANGLSIVGVVIGAAPAEPQ, via the coding sequence ATGCAACGCGTTGGACTCATTGCCGGGAACGGCCGCTTCCCGCTGATATTCGCCCGCAGCGCTCGGGCGCAAGGCTTCGAGGTGATTGCCGTCGCGCACCACGGGGAGACGCTGCCCGAGCTGGCCGAGCTGGTTCACGCGATTACGTGGGTGAACGTCGGCGAGTTGGGACGTATCATCCACACCTTACAGCTGGCGGGTGTGGAGCGTGCGGTGATGGCCGGCGGGATCCGTAAAGCGGCGCTGCTCGAACACTTCGCTCCCGACGAGCGCGCGCTGAGCTTTCTCGCCCGTCTGGTGCACTTGGGCGACGATGCCCTCCTCCGTGGGGTGGCAGCGGAATTGGAGGCCGAAGGCATCGAGGTCGCTCCGTCGACGCTGTTTCTCGAAGCCTTGTTGGCGCCGTCCGGAACATTGACACAGCACGGTCCGAGCGAAACGCAGTGGCGCGACGTTCGCCATGGCATCGAGGTGGCGCGGGCGATCGGCCGCTGGGACATCGGCCAAAGCGTCATCATCAAGTCCGGCATGGTACTGGCCGTGGAGGCCATCGAAGGCACCGACGCGACCATTCGGCGGGGAGGGAGCCCCGGCGCCGTCGTGGTCAAGGTGAGCAAACCACAACAGGATCTTCGCTTTGATGTTCCCGCCGTGGGTCCGGAAACGGTGCGCGTGTGCATCGCGGCCGGCATCGCCGTGCTTGCGGTCGAGACCGGGAGGACGCTGCTTCTGGAAAAGGAAGAACTGCTGCGTCAAGCGGACGCGAACGGCTTGAGCATCGTAGGCGTGGTGATCGGCGCTGCGCCGGCGGAGCCGCAATGA